A genome region from Brassica oleracea var. oleracea cultivar TO1000 chromosome C2, BOL, whole genome shotgun sequence includes the following:
- the LOC106327589 gene encoding translation initiation factor IF-2 isoform X1: MALSHLGKKGIETSFKRGLVLPRVPASTERHISSTFSKSTSGSVAFSFARYINGFGFSSPNHESFPTFTSISRCFHVSRETLARRKEDPDRQLSHRELKKQTVKTKGKFSKREKKTDKPPVEAPYVPPRLQRLAKGLAEKTVDVFEGMTLLEFSKRTGESLAVLQSILLNVGETVSSEFDAISIDVAELLAMEIGINVRRQHTTEGSQILPRPPVVTVMGHVDHGKTSLLDALRNTSVAAREAGGITQHVGAFVVGMPDSGTSITFLDTPGHAAFSEMRARGAAVTDIVVLVVAADDGVMPQTLEAIAHARSANVPIVVAINKCDKPGANPERVKNQLAAEGIELEDIGGNVQVVEVSAMKSTGLDKLEEALLLEAVDMDLKARVEGPAQAYVVEARLDKGRGPLATIIVKAGTLVSGHHVVIGSQWGRLRAIRDMAGKQTDRATPAMPVEIEGLKGLPMAGDDVIVVESEERAKMLSEGRKRKYERDRLLKAEEARVAEAEKKEAESEEGFVRVELPIIVKSDVQGTAQAVADALRTLNSPQVFVNIVHSGVGAVSHSDLERAQACGACIVAFNVKGGGSGNLSAAQASVKVFHHRVIYHLLEDIGNLIVEKAPGVSELEVAGEAEVLSIFKVLGKRRSEEDGVSIAGCKVMDGRVCRSGMMRLLRSGEVLFEGSCASLKREKQDVEQVGKGNECGLVMGEWNDFRVGDVIQCMEAVIRKPKFVSSESGAVRIEC, translated from the exons ATGGCGCTGAGTCACTTAGGCAAGAAG GGCATTGAAACCTCTTTTAAAAGAGGTTTGGTTCTTCCGCGGGTACCAGCATCTACAGAGAGACATATTTCCTCTACGTTTTCCAAAAGCACTTCTGGAAGTGTTGCTTTCTCATTCGCTCGGTACATTAATG GGTTCGGGTTCAGCTCGCCTAATCATGAATCTTTCCCAACCTTCACATCCATAAG CAGGTGCTTTCATGTAAGCCGAGAAACACTGGCGAGAAGAAAAGAGGATCCTGATCGTCAGCTGAGCCATCGTGAGCTCAAGAAGCAGACTGTGAAAACGAAAGGAAAGTTCTCAAAACGGGAGAAGAAAACTGATAAGCCACCCGTTGAAGCTCCTTATGTGCCTCCCAGGCTACAAAGATTGGCAAAGGGATTGGCTGAGAAAACAGTCGATGTGTTCGAAGGCATGACCTTACTTGAGTTCTCCAAGCGTACTGGTGAGTCATTGGCGGTTTTGCAGAGCATTCTCCTCAATGTTGGGGAAACCGTTAGTTCGGAGTTCGACGCAATCAGCATAGATGTTGCCGAGCTTCTTGCAATG GAAATAGGGATCAATGTAAGGAGACAGCACACTACAGAAGGATCACAGATCCTCCCAAGGCCTCCGGTTGTAACGGTAATGGGCCATGTCGATCATGGAAAGACCTCTCTGTTAGACGCTTTAAGAAACACCTCCGTGGCGGCAAGAGAAGCAGGTGGGATCACTCAGCACGTGGGTGCGTTCGTGGTGGGCATGCCGGACTCCGGCACTTCAATCACCTTCCTAGACACGCCTGGTCACGCCGCTTTCAGTGAGATGCGTGCTCGGGGAGCTGCTGTTACTGATATAGTTGTCTTGGTGGTTGCTGCTGATGATGGTGTAATGCCACAGACGCTCGAGGCCATCGCGCACGCTAGGTCGGCCAATGTTCCGATTGTGGTTGCGATTAATAAATGCGATAAGCCGGGAGCTAATCCGGAAAGAGTCAAGAACCAGCTCGCCGCTGAGGGGATAGAGCTTGAAGATATCGGAGGAAACGTTCAGGTTGTTGAGGTGTCCGCAATGAAGAGTACAGGGCTAGACAAGTTAGAAGAAGCTCTGCTTCTTGAAGCAGTGGATATGGACCTCAAGGCACGTGTGGAAGGACCAGCTCAGGCATATGTGGTGGAGGCTCGTCTAGACAAAGGCCGTGGACCGTTAGCAACCATTATTGTAAAGGCTGGGACTTTGGTGAGTGGTCATCACGTAGTCATTGGGTCTCAGTGGGGAAGACTCAGGGCTATCCGGGACATGGCCGGTAAGCAAACGGACCGAGCAACACCAGCGATGCCCGTTGAGATTGAAGGGCTTAAGGGTCTTCCGATGGCTGGTGACGATGTCATTGTGGTGGAGTCAGAGGAACGAGCGAAGATGCTTAGTGAAGGGAGGAAAAGGAAATATGAAAGAGATCGGTTGTTGAAAGCAGAGGAAGCTAGAGTAGCTGAAGCAGAGAAGAAAGAAGCAGAGTCTGAAGAAGGGTTTGTTCGAGTTGAGTTACCCATAATAGTGAAGTCTGACGTGCAAGGTACCGCACAGGCTGTTGCTGATGCCCTAAGAACATTAAATAGCCCACAG GTTTTTGTGAACATTGTTCATAGTGGAGTAGGAGCAGTGTCTCATTCCGATTTAGAAAGGGCACAAGCTTGCGGGGCGTGTATCGTTGCCTTTAACGTTAAGGGTGGAGGTTCTGGTAATCTTTCCGCGGCTCAAGCCAGCGTCAAG GTATTCCATCACCGTGTGATATACCATCTGCTCGAAGACATAGGGAACTTGATCGTAGAGAAAGCACCGGGGGTATCGGAGCTGGAGGTGGCCGGTGAAGCTGAAGTTCTCAGCATTTTCAAGGTGTTGGGAAAGAGGAGAAGTGAGGAAGATGGAGTGAGCATCGCTGGTTGCAAAGTGATGGATGGTCGGGTGTGTAGAAGCGGGATGATGAGGCTGTTAAGGAGTGGGGAAGTGTTGTTTGAAGGGTCGTGTGCGTCGCTGAAACGGGAGAAACAAGACGTGGAACAGGTAGGGAAAGGGAACGAGTGTGGGCTTGTGATGGGAGAGTGGAATGATTTTAGAGTTGGAGATGTGATTCAGTGCATGGAGGCAGTCATTAGGAAACCTAAGTTCGTTTCCTCTGAGAGTGGAGCTGTGAGAATCGAGTGCTGA
- the LOC106327589 gene encoding translation initiation factor IF-2 isoform X2, with translation MALSHLGKKGIETSFKRGLVLPRVPASTERHISSTFSKSTSGSVAFSFARYINGFGFSSPNHESFPTFTSIRCFHVSRETLARRKEDPDRQLSHRELKKQTVKTKGKFSKREKKTDKPPVEAPYVPPRLQRLAKGLAEKTVDVFEGMTLLEFSKRTGESLAVLQSILLNVGETVSSEFDAISIDVAELLAMEIGINVRRQHTTEGSQILPRPPVVTVMGHVDHGKTSLLDALRNTSVAAREAGGITQHVGAFVVGMPDSGTSITFLDTPGHAAFSEMRARGAAVTDIVVLVVAADDGVMPQTLEAIAHARSANVPIVVAINKCDKPGANPERVKNQLAAEGIELEDIGGNVQVVEVSAMKSTGLDKLEEALLLEAVDMDLKARVEGPAQAYVVEARLDKGRGPLATIIVKAGTLVSGHHVVIGSQWGRLRAIRDMAGKQTDRATPAMPVEIEGLKGLPMAGDDVIVVESEERAKMLSEGRKRKYERDRLLKAEEARVAEAEKKEAESEEGFVRVELPIIVKSDVQGTAQAVADALRTLNSPQVFVNIVHSGVGAVSHSDLERAQACGACIVAFNVKGGGSGNLSAAQASVKVFHHRVIYHLLEDIGNLIVEKAPGVSELEVAGEAEVLSIFKVLGKRRSEEDGVSIAGCKVMDGRVCRSGMMRLLRSGEVLFEGSCASLKREKQDVEQVGKGNECGLVMGEWNDFRVGDVIQCMEAVIRKPKFVSSESGAVRIEC, from the exons ATGGCGCTGAGTCACTTAGGCAAGAAG GGCATTGAAACCTCTTTTAAAAGAGGTTTGGTTCTTCCGCGGGTACCAGCATCTACAGAGAGACATATTTCCTCTACGTTTTCCAAAAGCACTTCTGGAAGTGTTGCTTTCTCATTCGCTCGGTACATTAATG GGTTCGGGTTCAGCTCGCCTAATCATGAATCTTTCCCAACCTTCACATCCATAAG GTGCTTTCATGTAAGCCGAGAAACACTGGCGAGAAGAAAAGAGGATCCTGATCGTCAGCTGAGCCATCGTGAGCTCAAGAAGCAGACTGTGAAAACGAAAGGAAAGTTCTCAAAACGGGAGAAGAAAACTGATAAGCCACCCGTTGAAGCTCCTTATGTGCCTCCCAGGCTACAAAGATTGGCAAAGGGATTGGCTGAGAAAACAGTCGATGTGTTCGAAGGCATGACCTTACTTGAGTTCTCCAAGCGTACTGGTGAGTCATTGGCGGTTTTGCAGAGCATTCTCCTCAATGTTGGGGAAACCGTTAGTTCGGAGTTCGACGCAATCAGCATAGATGTTGCCGAGCTTCTTGCAATG GAAATAGGGATCAATGTAAGGAGACAGCACACTACAGAAGGATCACAGATCCTCCCAAGGCCTCCGGTTGTAACGGTAATGGGCCATGTCGATCATGGAAAGACCTCTCTGTTAGACGCTTTAAGAAACACCTCCGTGGCGGCAAGAGAAGCAGGTGGGATCACTCAGCACGTGGGTGCGTTCGTGGTGGGCATGCCGGACTCCGGCACTTCAATCACCTTCCTAGACACGCCTGGTCACGCCGCTTTCAGTGAGATGCGTGCTCGGGGAGCTGCTGTTACTGATATAGTTGTCTTGGTGGTTGCTGCTGATGATGGTGTAATGCCACAGACGCTCGAGGCCATCGCGCACGCTAGGTCGGCCAATGTTCCGATTGTGGTTGCGATTAATAAATGCGATAAGCCGGGAGCTAATCCGGAAAGAGTCAAGAACCAGCTCGCCGCTGAGGGGATAGAGCTTGAAGATATCGGAGGAAACGTTCAGGTTGTTGAGGTGTCCGCAATGAAGAGTACAGGGCTAGACAAGTTAGAAGAAGCTCTGCTTCTTGAAGCAGTGGATATGGACCTCAAGGCACGTGTGGAAGGACCAGCTCAGGCATATGTGGTGGAGGCTCGTCTAGACAAAGGCCGTGGACCGTTAGCAACCATTATTGTAAAGGCTGGGACTTTGGTGAGTGGTCATCACGTAGTCATTGGGTCTCAGTGGGGAAGACTCAGGGCTATCCGGGACATGGCCGGTAAGCAAACGGACCGAGCAACACCAGCGATGCCCGTTGAGATTGAAGGGCTTAAGGGTCTTCCGATGGCTGGTGACGATGTCATTGTGGTGGAGTCAGAGGAACGAGCGAAGATGCTTAGTGAAGGGAGGAAAAGGAAATATGAAAGAGATCGGTTGTTGAAAGCAGAGGAAGCTAGAGTAGCTGAAGCAGAGAAGAAAGAAGCAGAGTCTGAAGAAGGGTTTGTTCGAGTTGAGTTACCCATAATAGTGAAGTCTGACGTGCAAGGTACCGCACAGGCTGTTGCTGATGCCCTAAGAACATTAAATAGCCCACAG GTTTTTGTGAACATTGTTCATAGTGGAGTAGGAGCAGTGTCTCATTCCGATTTAGAAAGGGCACAAGCTTGCGGGGCGTGTATCGTTGCCTTTAACGTTAAGGGTGGAGGTTCTGGTAATCTTTCCGCGGCTCAAGCCAGCGTCAAG GTATTCCATCACCGTGTGATATACCATCTGCTCGAAGACATAGGGAACTTGATCGTAGAGAAAGCACCGGGGGTATCGGAGCTGGAGGTGGCCGGTGAAGCTGAAGTTCTCAGCATTTTCAAGGTGTTGGGAAAGAGGAGAAGTGAGGAAGATGGAGTGAGCATCGCTGGTTGCAAAGTGATGGATGGTCGGGTGTGTAGAAGCGGGATGATGAGGCTGTTAAGGAGTGGGGAAGTGTTGTTTGAAGGGTCGTGTGCGTCGCTGAAACGGGAGAAACAAGACGTGGAACAGGTAGGGAAAGGGAACGAGTGTGGGCTTGTGATGGGAGAGTGGAATGATTTTAGAGTTGGAGATGTGATTCAGTGCATGGAGGCAGTCATTAGGAAACCTAAGTTCGTTTCCTCTGAGAGTGGAGCTGTGAGAATCGAGTGCTGA